A genome region from Struthio camelus isolate bStrCam1 chromosome 26, bStrCam1.hap1, whole genome shotgun sequence includes the following:
- the RAB11B gene encoding ras-related protein Rab-11B — protein sequence MGTRDDEYDYLFKVVLIGDSGVGKSNLLSRFTRNEFNLESKSTIGVEFATRSIQVDGKTIKAQIWDTAGQERYRAITSAYYRGAVGALLVYDIAKHLTYENVERWLKELRDHADNNIVIMLVGNKSDLRHLRAVPTDEARAFAEKNNLSFIETSALDSTNVEEAFKNILTEIYRIVSQKQIADRSAHDESPGNNVVDISVPPTTDGQKSNKLQCCQNL from the exons atGGGCACCCGCGACGACGAGTACGACTACCTCTTCAAAG ttgtgtTGATTGGAGACTCTGGAGTTGGAAAGAGTAATCTTCTGTCACGCTTCACACGCAATGAGTTCAATCTGGAAAGTAAGAGCACCATTGGGGTGGAATTTGCCACCAGGAGCATCCAGGTGGATGGGAAGACGATAAAAGCACAGATCTGGGATACTGCAGGACAGGAACGATACCGTGCCATTACCTCAGC ATATTACCGTGGTGCTGTTGGGGCCCTTCTCGTTTATGACATTGCCAAACACCTCACCTACGAGAATGTGGAGCGTTGGCTAAAGGAGCTTAGAGATCATGCAGACAACAATATTGTCATCATGCTGGTGGGTAATAAGAGTGATCTCCGCCATCTGAGAGCTGTTCCCACTGATGAGGCCCGGGCTTTTGCAG aaaaaaataacttatcTTTTATTGAAACTTCTGCTCTGGATTCAACAAATGTAGAAGAAGCCTTCAAGAACATCCTTACAG AAATCTACCGCATTGTTTCACAGAAGCAGATTGCAGATCGATCTGCACACGATGAGTCTCCCGGCAACAATGTAGTTGACATCAGCGTCCCACCAACCACCGATGGACAGAAATCCAACAAACTCCAGTGCTGTCAGAACCTGTGA